In the genome of Gemmatimonadaceae bacterium, one region contains:
- a CDS encoding RNA methyltransferase — protein MSLLTLARDLKRRKGRERRSLFLAEGVRAVEELIRSELSVRGVLVTPQFLESARGSALAALIADRRITLERVDERDLASAADTDTPQGILAVAETPEYRLSSIPVTGIARIVVLDGIQDPGNAGTIVRTAAALGASGIVALPGTVDLWNPKVVRGAMGAHFRYPLVHAASEELFDFLGAASIPLWGAAADGESIGSRRAPAAVAVALGNEGAGLTPAVRERCDLLVSIPLEPAVESLNVAVAAGIILHELRG, from the coding sequence ATGAGCCTCCTCACCCTGGCGCGCGATCTCAAGCGCCGAAAAGGGCGCGAGCGGCGGTCGCTCTTCCTCGCCGAAGGCGTCCGCGCCGTCGAGGAGCTGATCCGGTCGGAGCTTTCGGTGCGAGGTGTTCTTGTTACCCCGCAGTTCCTGGAAAGCGCCCGCGGTTCCGCCCTGGCGGCGCTGATCGCGGATCGCCGCATTACCCTGGAGCGGGTCGACGAGCGTGACCTGGCCTCCGCCGCCGACACCGATACACCGCAAGGCATTCTGGCTGTCGCTGAAACACCTGAATATCGACTGTCCTCGATCCCGGTCACCGGCATCGCGCGAATCGTGGTTCTGGACGGGATTCAGGATCCGGGGAACGCGGGCACGATCGTGCGCACGGCGGCCGCGCTCGGGGCGAGCGGCATAGTCGCCCTCCCGGGAACCGTGGACCTGTGGAATCCGAAGGTCGTCCGAGGCGCGATGGGCGCGCACTTCCGGTATCCGCTCGTGCATGCGGCATCGGAGGAGCTATTCGATTTTCTGGGCGCCGCGTCGATCCCGCTCTGGGGTGCGGCCGCGGACGGCGAGAGCATCGGCAGTCGGCGGGCACCGGCCGCGGTGGCGGTCGCGCTGGGCAACGAAGGGGCGGGGCTGACGCCCGCGGTGCGGGAGCGGTGCGACCTGCTGGTGTCGATTCCGCTAGAGCCGGCGGTGGAATCGCTGAACGTGGCGGTGGCCGCGGGGATAATTCTGCACGAGCTTAGGGGATGA
- a CDS encoding prepilin peptidase, producing the protein MTETLIRVFAFAFGAVWGSFLNVCISRWPAGQSVVTPRSRCPNCERPIKWYENIPVLSWLALRARCRGCGQPISIMYPLVELAVAFAWLASVAHFGPTLTALRVAVFVTLLIGIAMTDALHYTIPDGFTVFGLLWMMTFSVVGVMAGEAGPFALPYEALIGACAGAGAISIAGWLGEVALRKEAMGFGDVTLMAVIGAAVGPRLALLTIFLAAALGTVAYVLIIYPIRLIRLNRDRRGSLGPPADDDGIVPVIPFGVFLAPAAVIALLWGQAMIAWYLDSLVNYG; encoded by the coding sequence ATGACCGAGACACTGATCCGCGTATTCGCCTTCGCGTTCGGCGCCGTCTGGGGGTCCTTCCTCAACGTGTGTATCTCGCGCTGGCCGGCGGGGCAGTCGGTGGTGACGCCGCGGTCGCGCTGCCCCAACTGCGAGCGGCCCATCAAGTGGTACGAGAACATTCCGGTCCTGAGCTGGCTCGCGCTGCGGGCTCGCTGCCGAGGGTGCGGGCAGCCGATCTCGATCATGTACCCGCTGGTCGAGCTGGCGGTGGCCTTCGCCTGGCTCGCCTCCGTCGCGCACTTCGGGCCGACGCTCACCGCGCTTCGTGTCGCCGTATTCGTCACGCTGCTGATCGGCATCGCGATGACGGACGCGCTGCACTACACGATCCCCGACGGCTTCACGGTGTTCGGGCTGCTGTGGATGATGACCTTCTCCGTGGTGGGAGTGATGGCGGGGGAGGCGGGACCGTTCGCGCTGCCGTACGAGGCCCTCATCGGCGCGTGCGCGGGCGCCGGCGCCATCTCGATCGCTGGCTGGCTGGGCGAGGTCGCGCTGCGCAAGGAAGCGATGGGCTTCGGCGACGTCACCTTGATGGCCGTGATCGGAGCGGCCGTGGGCCCGCGCCTGGCGCTGCTCACGATCTTCCTCGCGGCCGCGCTCGGCACCGTGGCGTACGTGCTGATCATCTATCCCATCCGCCTCATCCGCCTGAACCGCGACCGCCGCGGCAGCCTGGGTCCGCCCGCGGACGACGACGGGATCGTTCCGGTGATCCCTTTCGGTGTGTTCCTTGCTCCGGCAGCCGTCATTGCGCTGCTCTGGGGCCAGGCGATGATCGCGTGGTATCTCGACAGCCTGGTCAACTACGGCTAG